A window of Candidatus Nitrospira allomarina genomic DNA:
ATTTGTGCCAATGGGTACAGCACCATACTTCCAATTCTCTAGTTTGGGATGCCTCGGGTTTATCTCATTGGTCTGTTGTTGCCGGCTTCCTTTCCTTTGATCGAAACGAGACGTATGCGTCTCTGACCCTTCCCTTCGGTAACCCTCGCGGTCCTCCAGTTTCCTCTTACTCCTAATTTTCTTTTTTGACAACTGTCTTTCACCCTCAAGTCGGCCTTGCGCAGCCTTCCAAAGCGGAAGGGTGCTTGTGAATGACGCAAGGGGAGACAGCCTGCTAATCGCTTGTTAGATGCTGGAGGTTTCTGGATGTTGATTAGGGATGATAAATGTGTGGTATGGGGTGGACTTGTTTTCTGGATTCTCGGATTGGGGACGTTTGTGGGTGTTAGCTTTGTTCAAGCTATGGAAAAAGACCCTAACAAAAAAATCTGGATTGTATCCGGTTTAGTGCAATATGAGGATCTTCGCCGAGTCCCTCAGGCAACAGTAGAATTGCGGGATCAAGAAGGCACGCTCATTGAGACTCAAGTGACGAATGAAGGGGGTGAGTTTATTTTGGCTCCTCCGGAGTCTGGTGTTTATTCCATTCGAGCCATTCAATCAGACTTATCGAGCGAATCAACGATTCTTAAGATTGAAGACGATCCATTTCTTGAGGTCAAGTTAACCCTGGCACATCGTCAGGAGCTTACTCTTGAGGTTGTGGCTTCTTTGCCTCCTATTCAGCGTCGGCTCTCCGGAGAATCCTATTCGGTGAGTCGCAAGGATATCGAGGAATTACCCAGAGGGAATAATATTGCTCTGAATGATCTGCTTTTAACACTTCCTAGTGCGGTAGACGGGGGACTGAAGCAAGTGCACATTCGTCAGGACCACGCTAATTTCCAATTCCGGATAGATGGGGTCCCCGTTCCGGATACCGTTTCTTCTGTCTTTATGGATGTCATTTCCCCACGTACCTGGGAGCGTGCAGATATAATTTTGGGGGGGCCGGAAGCACAATTCGGGAATAAAACCGCTGCGGTCATTGACGTAACGACGAAAAGCGGGACACAACCCGACTCTGGCTCAGTGCAATTCTTTGGTGGATCCAACGAAACACTGAATCCTGCTTTTGAATATGGGGGAACGGTTGGCTCGGAATTTCGATATTACCTCATGAATAGCTTTATCTCGACAAACAGAGGAATTAATCCGCCCACTTTAGGAAAAACCGCATTTCACGACCAAAGTAACCAAAATCAATCCTTGTTTCGTGGAGATTGGCAGATCGATAACCAGAATACCGTGACGTGGTTATTTCTTAACTCAATTGCCAAATTTCAAATTCCAACTCGACCAGGGTTAGCGGCAAATCCCACTATTGTGGGGCTAATCCAAGGGACTGATTCGGGTTTTGAACCGGTGACTTCTCAAAATATCGATGAATACCAAAAGGAAAATAATCAATATTCCCAGCTCGTCTGGCGCAAGGATTGGAGTCATGATCAGTTTTTCAGTCTGGCCGGATTTTTTCAGCATTCCCGAGCCACGTTCACGACCGACCCTTTCAATGCCTTATCCTATACACAAGATACTGACGAACCTTTTTCGGCCGGAGATCAGGACCGATGGGCCTATACTGGAGGGATACGGTTTGATTACAGTCATCGATTAAATCCCGATCATTTGATTAAAACGGGATTCCAGATTCAAAGGACCCAGACTGTCAATAAAACCCGGCTGTCGGCTTTTTTGAGGGATGGAGCAGGCGATCCGGTGGGGGGAGTCATTTCTCGCAATGCCGATAACCGCACCATTGGATGGCGCGAGGAATTCTGGATTCAAGACCAATGGACGCCCTGGGCTCAATGGACCTTTAATCTTGGTGTTCGGTTCGATCAAATTCAGGCGTTAACCAATGATGGGCAAGTGAGCCCGAGGATAGGAGCCACCTACGCCATGACTCCAAATCATGTCTTTCATGCCTTCTACGGGAGAATGTTTACTCCGCCAAATTTAGAAAGTGTGCCTTTTCTTCAATTGAACACGGTGGGAACTACGGCGCAGCCGGAGAATTTGAAGAATACCACGGTGAAGCCTGAACGGGCTCATTATTTTGAGGTTGGTTCTGCCCATGCCTTGGGGGATTCATTGTCAATAGAATTGACCGGTTATTATAAATTGAGTAAAAATTTATCTGATGCCGGACAATTCGGCACAACCCCGCTTCTTAATTATTTTGCGTTTAAACGCGGTTGGCAGCGGGGAATTGACCTGGCTGTAAAAACCAAGTTTTTAGATAATCTGTATGGGCGCGGTAATGTCGCATGGGGCCAGTGTCGAGGGAAAAAACTTCAATCAGGTTTTATGTTGTTAGAGCAGGATGAAATTAATGATATCAATTCCAGCAGTGGAGTATATTGTGATCATATGCAACTAGTCACCAGTTCGGCTGTCCTAACTTATCGTCCGTTCACGAAAACAACCATTACTGGGCAAATGTTATTTGGGTCCGGGATGCGGACAACAGACGAGGGAGGAAAGACTAATGGCACCCATAGCCCGTCATATACCACATATAATCTTTCCATTGAGCATCTACTTCCTCTTTGGGATAAGTACAAACTGTTGCTTGGGTTTGATGTCATTAATCTGCTCGACCAACGGGTGTTTTTAAATGATGGAGAGGGGAGTATTGGGCTTGGTGTGGCACATGCTAATATGCCCCGATCATTTTTCTTTCGTGGACAATTTTTCTTTGGTGCATAATTCTATGAGCGTTTTCCGGAACCTTGGTTTCTGCATGTCCATGCTCTGGCTTCTAAGTGGTCCGTCGCTTTCCTATGCGGCCGAATCTGATTCTGCGACGCATCAATCTGACCATGAGGAAGACGTACAGGTGGAAACCCTCGACACCGTCCATGTCCATGGGCTACGACTCAATAAAGATCAGCAAGCTGGGCCGGTTCCTCAGCTGACGCCCTGGCCGACGGTTCCGTCCACCTTAGATGGGCAGGTCCTAGATGATTGGCTCAAAGCTCGAATTTTGGTTAGTAAATCTTCCGAGGTGACGGTCGTGATCATTCAACCTGCCACGCATCGA
This region includes:
- a CDS encoding TonB-dependent receptor — its product is MLIRDDKCVVWGGLVFWILGLGTFVGVSFVQAMEKDPNKKIWIVSGLVQYEDLRRVPQATVELRDQEGTLIETQVTNEGGEFILAPPESGVYSIRAIQSDLSSESTILKIEDDPFLEVKLTLAHRQELTLEVVASLPPIQRRLSGESYSVSRKDIEELPRGNNIALNDLLLTLPSAVDGGLKQVHIRQDHANFQFRIDGVPVPDTVSSVFMDVISPRTWERADIILGGPEAQFGNKTAAVIDVTTKSGTQPDSGSVQFFGGSNETLNPAFEYGGTVGSEFRYYLMNSFISTNRGINPPTLGKTAFHDQSNQNQSLFRGDWQIDNQNTVTWLFLNSIAKFQIPTRPGLAANPTIVGLIQGTDSGFEPVTSQNIDEYQKENNQYSQLVWRKDWSHDQFFSLAGFFQHSRATFTTDPFNALSYTQDTDEPFSAGDQDRWAYTGGIRFDYSHRLNPDHLIKTGFQIQRTQTVNKTRLSAFLRDGAGDPVGGVISRNADNRTIGWREEFWIQDQWTPWAQWTFNLGVRFDQIQALTNDGQVSPRIGATYAMTPNHVFHAFYGRMFTPPNLESVPFLQLNTVGTTAQPENLKNTTVKPERAHYFEVGSAHALGDSLSIELTGYYKLSKNLSDAGQFGTTPLLNYFAFKRGWQRGIDLAVKTKFLDNLYGRGNVAWGQCRGKKLQSGFMLLEQDEINDINSSSGVYCDHMQLVTSSAVLTYRPFTKTTITGQMLFGSGMRTTDEGGKTNGTHSPSYTTYNLSIEHLLPLWDKYKLLLGFDVINLLDQRVFLNDGEGSIGLGVAHANMPRSFFFRGQFFFGA
- a CDS encoding energy transducer TonB, whose amino-acid sequence is MSMLWLLSGPSLSYAAESDSATHQSDHEEDVQVETLDTVHVHGLRLNKDQQAGPVPQLTPWPTVPSTLDGQVLDDWLKARILVSKSSEVTVVIIQPATHRELTQSSLAALKQWTFLPQMNGDEPIDGEVSLRIHFRTQ